A region of Marinifilum sp. JC120 DNA encodes the following proteins:
- a CDS encoding aldehyde dehydrogenase family protein: protein MNAEVSTLDSKVIERGKQFFDSISGEAPSVFNKGWWTGKVMDWSMKNEDFKVQMFRFVDVLPYLNTSESLSRHIEEYFAGDDSNIPDVLKWGATKTGFGGGLVAKVLNKTIRSNIEGMARQFIIGQKSKEAVKGIRKLRKDGFAFVLDLLGEATVSHEEAAAYRDGYLEVLDAIEKEYKKWDALDASGDLDWGHAPKINVAVKPSAFYSQSKPVDLEGTVQGMMDAIEPVFKKIMDMNGFMCIDMEALKYKEPTVEMYKRFRKKYPDYPHLGIVFQAYLRSVDDDVSGLLDWAREEKLPISIRLVKGAYWDYETVLAKQNDWPVPVWTHKPESDMAFERVSKMILENHDICHYACASHNIRSISSVMEVANELNVPEERYEFQVLYGMAEPVRKGLRNVAKRVRLYCPYGDLIPGMAYLVRRLLENTANESFLKQTFADEADVSRLLENPEITLKRELEAKPAKKTDESSEGELARFNNYPPADFTIKEERAGFPAAMAKIRQDFGKRYPLYIGGQDVVTEDTLDSYNPAEPSEIIGSVCQAGTTEVDKAVATAKEAYLDWRDVEPKERAQYLLKASQYLKDNMYELCAMQVLEVGKQWDQAQGDVAEAIDFLEYYAREMIRHGSPKRMGNAPGEYSQYFYQGKGVAAVIAPWNFPLAISVGMVSAAIVAGCPVVYKPAGIASAVGYGIVEMFKAAGLPEGVFNYCPGRGSVMGDHLVDHPDVSVIAFTGSMEVGLRIQERAATVHPGQEQCKKVIAEMGGKNGIIIDDDADLDEAVLGVLYAAFGFQGQKCSACSRVIVLDSIYDRFIHRLKEAAASIKLGPAEDPTNYMGPVVDKAAQKNVLEYCKIAEEEGNVVIKHEAPAEYRDKGGCYTPLLVVDGITKEHRIAQEEVFGPVLSIMRAKDFDEALDIANSTRFALTGAVYSRSPKNLEKASREFRVGNLYLNKPSVGALVERHAFGGFKMSGVGSKAGGPDYLLQFMDPRLVCENTMRRGFAPISEDDDWVA from the coding sequence ATGAATGCAGAAGTCTCCACTCTGGACAGCAAAGTAATCGAACGCGGAAAGCAGTTTTTTGATTCCATTTCCGGTGAAGCGCCTTCAGTCTTTAATAAGGGCTGGTGGACTGGTAAGGTTATGGACTGGTCCATGAAAAATGAAGATTTCAAGGTCCAGATGTTTCGCTTTGTTGACGTTTTGCCATACCTGAATACTTCCGAGTCCCTTTCAAGGCATATTGAAGAGTATTTCGCAGGGGATGACAGTAATATTCCCGATGTCCTCAAATGGGGTGCCACCAAGACTGGATTCGGCGGTGGCCTTGTAGCCAAGGTTTTGAACAAGACCATCCGTTCAAACATTGAAGGTATGGCCCGTCAGTTCATTATCGGCCAGAAATCCAAGGAAGCGGTTAAAGGTATCCGCAAACTGCGCAAGGACGGTTTTGCCTTTGTTCTCGACCTGCTCGGTGAAGCTACCGTTTCTCATGAGGAAGCCGCAGCCTATCGTGACGGTTATCTGGAAGTCCTTGATGCCATTGAAAAAGAATACAAGAAATGGGATGCCCTTGATGCTTCCGGTGACCTTGACTGGGGACATGCTCCCAAGATCAACGTTGCTGTTAAGCCTTCCGCATTTTATTCCCAGTCCAAGCCTGTAGATCTTGAAGGTACTGTGCAGGGTATGATGGATGCCATCGAACCTGTATTCAAGAAGATCATGGACATGAACGGTTTCATGTGTATCGACATGGAAGCCCTCAAATATAAAGAACCTACCGTTGAAATGTATAAGCGGTTCAGGAAAAAATATCCTGATTACCCGCATCTCGGAATCGTTTTTCAGGCCTACCTGCGCAGCGTTGATGATGACGTTTCCGGCCTGCTCGATTGGGCACGCGAAGAGAAACTGCCTATCTCCATCCGTCTGGTAAAGGGTGCTTACTGGGATTACGAAACCGTACTCGCCAAGCAGAACGACTGGCCTGTTCCGGTCTGGACCCATAAGCCTGAATCGGACATGGCTTTTGAGCGTGTTTCTAAAATGATTCTTGAGAACCACGACATTTGTCACTATGCCTGTGCATCCCACAACATCCGCTCCATCTCTTCTGTAATGGAAGTTGCTAACGAGTTGAACGTTCCTGAAGAAAGATACGAATTTCAGGTTCTTTACGGTATGGCTGAACCTGTTCGTAAGGGTCTACGGAACGTTGCAAAGCGCGTCCGTCTCTACTGCCCTTACGGTGATCTTATTCCCGGCATGGCTTACCTTGTTCGCCGATTGCTGGAAAACACCGCTAACGAATCCTTCCTCAAACAGACTTTTGCTGATGAGGCCGATGTAAGCCGTCTGCTGGAAAATCCGGAGATCACACTTAAGCGTGAACTGGAAGCTAAACCGGCCAAGAAAACAGATGAATCTTCTGAAGGTGAACTGGCCCGATTCAATAACTACCCGCCCGCAGATTTTACCATCAAGGAAGAGCGTGCAGGTTTCCCCGCAGCCATGGCTAAAATCCGTCAGGATTTCGGTAAGCGTTATCCGCTCTACATCGGCGGACAGGATGTTGTTACCGAGGATACTCTTGATTCCTACAATCCGGCTGAGCCTTCCGAAATTATCGGCTCCGTGTGTCAGGCCGGAACAACTGAAGTCGATAAGGCTGTAGCCACCGCCAAGGAAGCTTACCTTGATTGGCGTGATGTGGAACCTAAAGAACGCGCTCAGTACCTGCTCAAGGCTTCCCAGTACCTTAAGGATAACATGTATGAGCTTTGCGCAATGCAGGTCCTTGAAGTGGGCAAACAGTGGGATCAGGCTCAGGGTGATGTTGCCGAGGCCATTGACTTCCTCGAATACTATGCCCGCGAAATGATTCGACACGGCAGTCCCAAGCGTATGGGGAATGCACCGGGCGAATATTCACAGTATTTTTATCAGGGTAAGGGCGTTGCCGCAGTTATCGCACCGTGGAACTTCCCGCTGGCAATCAGTGTAGGTATGGTTTCCGCCGCCATTGTTGCGGGGTGTCCGGTTGTCTATAAACCTGCCGGAATAGCTTCCGCTGTCGGTTACGGCATAGTTGAAATGTTCAAGGCAGCAGGTCTGCCGGAAGGCGTGTTTAACTACTGCCCCGGTCGCGGTTCTGTTATGGGTGACCATCTGGTTGACCATCCCGATGTTTCAGTAATTGCTTTTACCGGATCAATGGAAGTTGGCTTGCGCATTCAAGAACGCGCTGCCACGGTTCACCCCGGTCAGGAGCAGTGCAAGAAGGTTATTGCTGAGATGGGCGGTAAGAACGGTATTATCATTGATGACGATGCCGACCTCGATGAAGCCGTACTCGGTGTGCTTTATGCGGCCTTCGGCTTTCAGGGCCAGAAATGTTCAGCATGTTCCCGCGTCATTGTCCTTGATTCCATTTATGACCGCTTTATCCATCGGCTTAAGGAAGCAGCAGCATCCATCAAGCTCGGACCTGCTGAAGATCCTACTAATTACATGGGACCGGTTGTCGATAAGGCAGCGCAGAAGAATGTGCTCGAATACTGTAAAATTGCTGAAGAAGAAGGCAACGTTGTTATCAAGCATGAAGCTCCTGCCGAGTACCGCGATAAAGGCGGTTGCTACACCCCGTTGCTGGTAGTGGACGGTATCACCAAGGAGCACCGCATTGCTCAGGAAGAAGTCTTCGGACCTGTTCTTTCCATCATGCGGGCCAAGGATTTTGACGAAGCCCTTGATATTGCCAACTCCACCAGATTCGCTCTTACCGGCGCGGTTTATTCCAGAAGCCCCAAAAATCTTGAAAAGGCTTCCCGCGAATTCAGGGTCGGTAACCTTTACTTGAACAAGCCCAGCGTTGGTGCTCTGGTTGAACGCCACGCATTTGGCGGATTCAAAATGTCCGGCGTCGGTTCCAAGGCCGGTGGTCCCGATTATTTGCTCCAGTTTATGGACCCGCGCCTTGTCTGTGAAAACACAATGCGTCGCGGTTTCGCTCCCATCTCCGAGGATGATGATTGGGTAGCATAG
- a CDS encoding methyl-accepting chemotaxis protein — MRKETDMTIKAKLWIIGMLATAGFVIIFTVDFIGEKLMKEASLIEKQAAETEIAMLQARRAEKNFIIRKNPKYIELVEINSKTMRNKLNSLKDTKLGTYSEKGLAAVSGYMQAFSKVVKGQETIGLSPDSGVQGQLRTTIRNVEKLCMNYDSSLESVLLRVRRHEKNYILYQDNTHLEKVNKSIDEFTQSVRDSALTTKQIAALEEQLELYLQLVTNYAQLSQEIENNKQSFIKSVRTMEPLLEKMASEAEMMLKSRSKIITQTTIAIEILTILILLSSIATIIRSITSPLKALETCANCVSEGSFDACEKIKLNGELESLRATMAQMIVKLKQSMDEAHNKSLEAEMQTRKANKAMHEANSEREHTAALLETMSSISQEADVITEELHVVAHNLASEAEEIKKGADTQRRRTDESAVAVQQMNGSITDVANKASQASQETDEASRRAKEGFQLVSHVVDSTDRVKFQTQNLKKALAEYSHQAESIGTIMGVISDIADQTNLLALNAAIEAARAGEAGRGFAVVADEVRKLAEKTMHATQEVGEAISGIRSGTEASLTIMNDTEYAVTECFNQAKDAGQSLQEIVHIVAESAGEVQFIAAATEQQSAACEQINSSSMEINNVSNETSTRVAHSFAAINNLTGLASNLKGLTSKLNSCKSS, encoded by the coding sequence ATGCGAAAGGAGACAGACATGACTATCAAAGCAAAACTCTGGATAATTGGTATGCTGGCAACAGCTGGGTTCGTAATAATTTTTACTGTCGATTTCATTGGTGAAAAACTTATGAAAGAGGCAAGCCTGATTGAAAAACAAGCTGCGGAAACTGAAATTGCCATGTTGCAGGCACGTAGGGCCGAAAAAAACTTCATCATCAGGAAAAATCCAAAATACATTGAGCTTGTCGAAATCAATTCTAAAACAATGAGAAACAAGCTTAACAGCTTAAAAGACACAAAATTAGGCACATACTCTGAGAAAGGTTTGGCGGCTGTATCCGGCTATATGCAAGCCTTCAGCAAGGTAGTAAAAGGCCAAGAAACAATTGGATTATCTCCTGACTCTGGGGTCCAAGGTCAACTTCGAACAACTATACGTAATGTTGAAAAATTATGTATGAACTATGATTCGAGTCTTGAGTCAGTCCTGCTGAGAGTTCGTAGGCATGAAAAAAACTACATCCTGTATCAAGACAACACCCATCTTGAAAAAGTTAATAAAAGCATAGATGAATTCACTCAATCTGTCAGAGATTCGGCCCTCACCACCAAACAAATAGCGGCCCTTGAAGAACAACTGGAATTATACCTACAACTTGTCACAAACTATGCCCAACTTTCCCAAGAAATAGAAAACAATAAGCAATCATTCATCAAGTCAGTGCGGACCATGGAACCGCTTCTTGAAAAAATGGCCTCAGAAGCAGAAATGATGCTTAAATCACGAAGCAAAATCATCACCCAAACGACCATCGCAATTGAAATTTTAACTATACTTATCCTCCTCAGCTCCATAGCCACGATCATTCGATCCATAACATCTCCGTTAAAAGCCCTTGAAACATGCGCCAACTGTGTCAGCGAAGGCAGCTTTGATGCCTGTGAAAAAATCAAATTGAACGGGGAACTCGAATCCCTCCGGGCAACCATGGCTCAGATGATCGTCAAACTGAAACAAAGCATGGACGAAGCACACAATAAAAGCCTTGAAGCAGAAATGCAGACCCGGAAGGCAAATAAAGCTATGCATGAAGCCAATTCAGAACGAGAACACACAGCCGCCCTACTCGAAACAATGTCTTCAATTTCTCAAGAAGCGGACGTGATTACTGAAGAGCTTCATGTAGTAGCGCACAATCTTGCTTCCGAAGCGGAAGAAATTAAAAAAGGAGCGGACACTCAACGCCGAAGAACGGATGAAAGTGCCGTAGCAGTACAACAGATGAACGGATCCATAACGGACGTTGCCAATAAAGCTTCTCAAGCCTCCCAAGAAACAGATGAAGCCAGCCGCAGGGCAAAAGAAGGATTCCAGTTGGTAAGCCACGTTGTAGACTCCACCGACCGGGTCAAGTTCCAGACCCAGAACCTTAAGAAAGCATTGGCTGAGTACAGCCATCAGGCGGAATCAATAGGAACGATCATGGGAGTAATCTCAGATATTGCAGACCAGACCAACCTATTGGCATTGAACGCTGCAATTGAAGCAGCCCGCGCGGGCGAAGCCGGACGCGGTTTTGCCGTTGTTGCCGATGAAGTCCGTAAACTTGCGGAAAAAACAATGCATGCGACGCAAGAGGTCGGGGAAGCCATATCCGGTATCAGAAGCGGAACCGAAGCCAGCTTGACTATCATGAATGATACTGAATACGCCGTGACAGAATGCTTCAATCAGGCAAAAGATGCAGGCCAATCACTACAGGAGATTGTCCATATTGTTGCCGAATCCGCAGGAGAAGTTCAATTTATCGCAGCCGCTACCGAGCAGCAATCAGCAGCATGTGAACAAATAAACTCTTCTAGCATGGAAATAAACAACGTCTCCAACGAGACATCAACTAGAGTCGCCCACTCTTTCGCAGCTATTAACAACCTCACTGGACTAGCTTCAAACCTCAAAGGACTGACCAGCAAACTTAACAGTTGCAAGAGCAGCTAA
- a CDS encoding DMT family transporter: MSFLQSQYVAVVALLVAVLLWSSSFVALKIAMAVYDPTFVIFGRMMLASLCFLFFIPNFKRQPIRKGDLKFLVFMAFCEPCMYFVFESQALTMTSASQAGMICATLPLLMAVSARFILNEELSRRTLTGFALAVCGGIWLSLSSESTESAPNPALGNFLEFLAMCCAVGYMTVLKKMTAHYSALFLTAFQAFMGAIFYLPLLALPSTTIPTIFNPLAAGSIIYLGICVTIGGYGLYNFGMSKLPANQTTAYVNLIPVCTLFLGWLILDETFTSMQFIAAALVMGGVILSQDKKSGKAKS, from the coding sequence ATGTCTTTTCTCCAATCACAATATGTTGCGGTTGTTGCCCTGCTTGTCGCAGTGCTTCTCTGGTCCAGTTCCTTCGTTGCGCTGAAAATAGCCATGGCGGTCTATGATCCTACTTTTGTGATCTTCGGCAGAATGATGCTGGCCTCGCTCTGTTTTCTGTTTTTCATTCCCAATTTCAAAAGACAACCCATCCGCAAAGGCGATCTAAAATTTCTGGTATTCATGGCCTTTTGCGAACCGTGTATGTACTTCGTATTTGAAAGTCAGGCCCTGACCATGACCTCCGCCTCACAGGCCGGGATGATCTGCGCCACCCTGCCGCTGCTTATGGCTGTGTCCGCGCGATTCATCCTTAATGAAGAACTCAGCCGCAGAACACTGACCGGATTCGCCCTAGCTGTATGTGGCGGAATATGGCTTTCTCTTTCTTCTGAGTCTACGGAAAGCGCGCCCAATCCCGCACTCGGTAATTTCCTTGAATTTCTGGCCATGTGCTGCGCGGTTGGATACATGACCGTGCTGAAAAAGATGACCGCGCATTACTCCGCTCTTTTTCTGACTGCATTTCAGGCCTTTATGGGAGCCATATTCTATCTGCCGCTCTTGGCCCTGCCTTCCACCACCATCCCCACGATTTTTAATCCGTTGGCAGCAGGAAGCATCATCTATTTAGGAATATGCGTCACCATCGGTGGCTACGGACTGTACAACTTCGGAATGTCCAAGCTTCCAGCCAACCAGACAACTGCCTACGTAAATCTGATTCCGGTATGCACTCTCTTCCTCGGCTGGCTGATTCTCGACGAAACCTTCACTTCCATGCAGTTCATCGCAGCAGCACTGGTCATGGGCGGAGTCATTTTGAGTCAGGATAAAAAAAGCGGTAAAGCTAAATCCTGA
- a CDS encoding C_GCAxxG_C_C family protein gives MDGNKACQYFNNGYLCAESVLLATTEAMSLTSPCIPAIATGFCSGTSRTKGTCGALQGAILAINIIHGRSSPEQEFDYCYSLVQELTDYFNERNESINCYTITNCDLSTPQGQTKFRNNDLKLQKCLPIVEDITNFTIKLLRNQE, from the coding sequence ATGGATGGAAATAAAGCATGCCAGTATTTTAATAATGGATATTTATGCGCTGAAAGTGTGCTGCTGGCGACAACCGAGGCAATGTCCCTAACCAGCCCCTGCATTCCGGCAATAGCCACAGGATTCTGTTCAGGAACCTCGAGAACCAAAGGGACATGTGGCGCGCTGCAAGGAGCCATTCTGGCGATAAACATTATTCATGGCCGCAGTTCACCAGAACAAGAATTCGACTATTGTTACAGCCTAGTTCAAGAATTGACGGACTATTTCAATGAGCGTAATGAATCCATCAATTGTTACACAATCACAAATTGCGATTTATCCACCCCACAAGGCCAAACAAAATTTCGCAACAACGATCTTAAACTTCAAAAATGCTTACCTATTGTTGAAGACATAACAAACTTCACAATTAAACTACTACGCAACCAAGAATAA
- a CDS encoding EamA family transporter, which translates to MSSRALLYLKLIGSVIFWGGTWIAGRILAGDLTPYSAAFLRFFFASIFMFFLTCRATGKRPSCTREDILPLAFLGLTGVFLYNILFFSGLQTVTAGRAALIIAATPTFIALGSALIFKEKFTAWKIAGFVLALTGVSTIIGHGNPISIITEGTSFGDLCIIGCVISWAAYSLAGKPVMKKIHPIEMVYWCCLFGTAMLLGPALYHGLLSEVISASFVDYSCIIYLALLGTSLGFSWYFEAMQEIGPSKTGIFINLVPVTAVALGAIILDEPVDLFLVIGGALTIFGVWLTNRN; encoded by the coding sequence ATGTCATCACGCGCACTACTCTATCTGAAACTTATCGGCTCTGTAATCTTCTGGGGCGGCACATGGATCGCCGGAAGAATCCTTGCAGGAGACCTAACCCCGTACTCAGCAGCATTCCTACGCTTTTTCTTTGCGAGCATTTTCATGTTCTTCCTCACCTGCCGGGCCACAGGCAAAAGACCCAGCTGCACCAGAGAAGATATTCTCCCGCTGGCTTTTCTCGGACTGACCGGGGTCTTCCTGTATAATATTCTCTTTTTCAGCGGATTGCAGACTGTTACCGCAGGCAGGGCGGCACTTATTATTGCGGCCACGCCGACTTTTATCGCCCTTGGCTCAGCCCTTATCTTTAAAGAAAAATTCACAGCGTGGAAAATTGCAGGATTCGTACTGGCCCTGACCGGGGTTAGCACCATTATCGGTCACGGCAACCCCATATCAATCATTACAGAAGGAACAAGCTTCGGCGATCTCTGTATTATCGGTTGCGTTATAAGCTGGGCCGCTTATTCATTGGCAGGGAAACCGGTCATGAAAAAAATTCATCCCATTGAGATGGTCTACTGGTGCTGCCTTTTCGGAACAGCTATGCTATTAGGTCCTGCCCTGTATCACGGTCTGCTGTCTGAGGTGATCAGCGCATCTTTTGTGGATTACAGCTGCATAATCTATCTGGCCCTGCTCGGAACAAGCCTTGGGTTCAGCTGGTATTTTGAAGCAATGCAGGAGATAGGACCGTCCAAGACCGGAATTTTCATCAACCTCGTGCCTGTCACAGCAGTCGCACTTGGGGCAATAATACTGGACGAACCCGTGGATCTTTTTCTGGTCATCGGCGGGGCACTGACTATATTCGGAGTCTGGCTGACTAACCGAAACTAG
- a CDS encoding DUF615 domain-containing protein: MYETEDLYNDDELSAPSRSQKKREMVELQKLAEKLMTLSPELVKKCGLPDYFIEEVLDAMSIKAHEAKRRKVQYIGKLIRDIDTQPLVNFLKDIETGNRADNMKFHALELWRTRLIDGDFSALDEIMEQHPQADRQRISQLARNARKEKDKSKPPKSARALFKTLRELTE; this comes from the coding sequence ATGTACGAAACAGAAGATTTATATAACGACGATGAACTTTCCGCTCCCAGTAGATCGCAGAAAAAACGCGAAATGGTCGAACTGCAAAAACTGGCCGAAAAGCTCATGACTCTCAGTCCTGAACTGGTCAAAAAATGCGGCCTGCCGGACTACTTCATTGAAGAAGTGCTGGATGCCATGTCGATCAAAGCCCATGAAGCTAAACGCCGCAAAGTACAGTACATCGGCAAACTCATCCGCGACATCGATACCCAGCCGCTTGTTAATTTTCTTAAAGATATCGAGACCGGAAATAGAGCCGACAACATGAAATTCCACGCCCTCGAGCTGTGGCGCACCAGATTGATTGACGGTGATTTTTCCGCGCTTGATGAGATTATGGAACAGCATCCGCAGGCTGACCGCCAGCGGATCTCCCAGTTGGCCCGCAATGCCAGAAAAGAAAAAGACAAATCCAAGCCTCCCAAGTCTGCACGTGCTCTTTTCAAAACTTTACGCGAACTAACTGAATAA
- a CDS encoding Lrp/AsnC family transcriptional regulator has product MNKRKIDETDRRILTILQNSGRVSNADIARKVGMAPSAVLERVRKLERKGVLTGYEAIVDPKAVGRSLTAFIFVNVNEGVGATSTGEELTRVPGVLEVHYCAGRDSYLIKVRCEDTDGLAIMLGQIGRIETVRDTNSTIVLNTIKESRAIPLEEEEDYES; this is encoded by the coding sequence ATGAATAAGAGAAAGATTGACGAAACTGATCGTAGAATTCTGACAATACTTCAGAATAGTGGCCGGGTCTCCAATGCTGATATCGCAAGAAAAGTCGGCATGGCTCCTTCAGCAGTACTTGAGCGTGTCCGTAAATTGGAACGTAAAGGTGTGCTTACAGGATATGAGGCTATTGTTGACCCCAAGGCTGTCGGGCGTTCCCTTACTGCCTTTATCTTTGTGAATGTGAACGAAGGGGTCGGCGCAACTTCTACTGGTGAAGAGCTTACCCGTGTTCCCGGAGTGCTTGAAGTGCACTACTGTGCAGGACGGGACAGCTATCTCATCAAGGTTCGCTGTGAGGACACCGACGGGCTGGCAATTATGCTGGGACAGATCGGAAGGATTGAAACCGTCAGGGACACCAACTCAACCATCGTATTAAACACCATCAAGGAGTCTCGGGCAATTCCTCTGGAAGAGGAAGAAGATTACGAATCATAG
- a CDS encoding NAD(P)/FAD-dependent oxidoreductase, translating to MRRIVIVGAGAGGTMVANLLRKELDEEEFEITILDRDEKHHYQPGYLFIPFGIYNKKDVLKPKREFIPEGVEFVLDTVTKINTQNRKVETLKTSYDYDWLVVASGARIDPSEVDGMMDGWRKSVFDFYSLGGAQALRKELKYFSSGKIVLNIADVPYKCPIAPLEFVFLADWFFTVSGVRDQVEIELVTPLDGVFTKPVATKALSALADKKNIKVTTQFALDSVNAKERFIESADSKRVDYDLLVSIPPNLGDKCITDSSMGDPMGFMQTDNYTLKAEDMDRVFVIGDATNVPASKAGSTAHYQSTTVVSNILREIDGYDAKPTFDGHATCFLASGFEKAVLLDFNYKVEPLPGMFPFPGMGPFDLLKESLGNYWGKMMFRWVYWNLMMKGHELPLEPEMNLAGKVRRYIEQEAEG from the coding sequence ATGCGGAGAATCGTTATTGTCGGTGCCGGGGCAGGCGGAACCATGGTTGCAAACCTGTTACGCAAAGAACTGGATGAAGAAGAATTCGAAATAACCATCCTCGACCGGGATGAAAAACATCATTACCAACCCGGATACCTATTTATCCCTTTTGGGATCTATAATAAAAAGGATGTCCTCAAGCCGAAACGAGAATTCATCCCCGAAGGTGTGGAATTTGTTCTCGACACTGTCACCAAGATAAATACCCAAAACCGCAAAGTGGAAACACTCAAAACCAGTTACGATTACGACTGGCTTGTGGTTGCTTCCGGGGCACGCATCGATCCATCTGAGGTGGACGGTATGATGGACGGTTGGCGCAAATCCGTATTTGATTTCTATTCACTTGGCGGTGCACAGGCCCTACGCAAAGAATTAAAATATTTCTCTTCCGGCAAAATAGTACTCAACATTGCCGATGTTCCCTACAAATGCCCCATCGCTCCCCTTGAATTCGTTTTCCTGGCCGATTGGTTTTTCACTGTAAGCGGAGTGCGCGATCAAGTTGAAATCGAACTGGTCACCCCGCTGGACGGTGTTTTTACCAAACCGGTTGCCACCAAAGCTCTTTCAGCACTGGCTGACAAAAAGAACATCAAAGTCACCACCCAGTTCGCGCTTGATAGCGTCAATGCAAAGGAAAGATTCATTGAATCTGCGGACAGCAAGAGAGTTGATTACGATCTACTGGTATCCATCCCGCCCAACCTCGGCGACAAGTGCATCACTGACTCCAGTATGGGCGACCCCATGGGTTTCATGCAGACCGACAATTATACTTTGAAAGCTGAAGATATGGATCGCGTATTCGTCATCGGCGATGCCACAAACGTTCCCGCTTCCAAGGCCGGTTCCACTGCCCATTACCAGTCCACCACTGTTGTAAGCAATATTCTCCGCGAAATTGACGGGTATGATGCCAAGCCGACATTTGATGGGCATGCCACCTGTTTTCTAGCTTCAGGATTTGAAAAAGCTGTGCTGCTTGATTTCAATTACAAAGTCGAGCCACTCCCCGGCATGTTTCCGTTTCCCGGAATGGGACCATTTGACCTGCTCAAGGAATCGCTGGGCAACTACTGGGGTAAGATGATGTTCCGCTGGGTTTACTGGAACCTAATGATGAAGGGGCATGAACTCCCGCTTGAACCTGAAATGAATCTCGCAGGCAAGGTGCGCCGCTACATTGAACAAGAAGCAGAGGGGTAG
- a CDS encoding DUF1641 domain-containing protein — MKKEDEILERLERLESLVTPMAESARSMNELKEELTPRVNEMVRHVIIELADIDSDFQLSDLTGLGKNMLRNIKNLNYALNQLKNAIDFVDTAEPLMKITVPYYIARLDELERKGVFDLLRIGGGTLEKVAETYSKEELEEMAETMVNMLGAVQKLGSPEAVRFIEHMASIPCKIGNCDVEAVGFTDLLRSLGDEDVKKGLAVLLRLTKAMAPEK; from the coding sequence ATGAAAAAAGAAGATGAAATCCTCGAACGCCTTGAAAGATTGGAATCCCTTGTCACCCCCATGGCTGAATCCGCCCGATCCATGAACGAACTCAAGGAGGAACTCACTCCCCGTGTAAACGAGATGGTCCGTCATGTAATCATTGAGTTGGCCGACATCGACAGCGATTTTCAACTCTCAGACCTGACCGGGCTGGGTAAGAACATGTTGCGCAACATCAAGAACCTGAACTATGCCCTCAATCAGCTCAAAAACGCCATAGACTTCGTGGATACGGCTGAGCCACTGATGAAAATCACCGTCCCTTACTACATCGCCCGGCTGGATGAACTGGAACGAAAGGGTGTATTCGACCTCTTGCGCATCGGGGGCGGTACACTTGAAAAAGTGGCTGAAACATATTCCAAGGAAGAATTGGAAGAAATGGCTGAAACCATGGTCAATATGCTCGGTGCAGTCCAGAAGCTGGGTAGCCCCGAAGCCGTACGCTTCATTGAACACATGGCCTCTATCCCCTGCAAGATCGGCAATTGCGATGTAGAAGCAGTAGGTTTCACCGATCTGCTACGCTCGCTGGGCGATGAAGACGTCAAAAAAGGTCTCGCCGTACTTCTGCGCCTGACCAAAGCCATGGCTCCTGAAAAATGA